A window of the Streptomyces formicae genome harbors these coding sequences:
- a CDS encoding anti-sigma factor, translating into MSTAGRDAELHTLTGAYALHALGERERARFERHLAACTACAQEVRELGATAVRLGLAVTETPPPAMKAQVLGRIATVRQEPPLVGDGAAAGPRVRPVGTGGRSRLTAFVLAACLAAVAGLGGVAVWQQRAADEALAEARRAQQQAGVLAQVLTAPDVRSSTTVFGDDGATGTVAVSRERDRAVFLAAGLPRPGAGKVYQLWFADGGTMRPAGLLDSEGEPEALLMDGSVGRATAMGVTVEPAGGSQAPTSEPLALLNFPAA; encoded by the coding sequence ATGAGCACCGCGGGCCGGGACGCCGAACTGCACACCCTGACCGGCGCGTACGCGCTCCACGCGCTCGGCGAGCGGGAACGCGCGCGGTTCGAGCGGCACCTGGCCGCGTGCACTGCCTGCGCCCAGGAAGTGCGGGAACTCGGCGCCACGGCGGTACGGCTCGGGCTCGCCGTCACCGAGACGCCGCCGCCCGCGATGAAGGCCCAGGTGCTCGGGCGGATCGCGACGGTGCGTCAGGAGCCGCCGCTGGTCGGCGACGGGGCGGCCGCCGGGCCCCGGGTCCGCCCGGTCGGGACCGGCGGGCGGAGCAGGCTCACCGCCTTCGTCCTCGCCGCGTGCCTCGCGGCCGTCGCCGGACTCGGCGGTGTCGCTGTGTGGCAGCAGCGCGCCGCCGACGAGGCGCTGGCCGAGGCCCGCCGGGCGCAGCAGCAGGCCGGTGTGCTGGCCCAGGTGCTGACGGCGCCCGACGTGCGGAGCAGCACCACGGTGTTCGGCGACGACGGCGCCACCGGCACGGTGGCCGTGTCGCGCGAGCGGGACCGGGCGGTCTTCCTGGCGGCCGGGCTGCCGCGGCCCGGCGCCGGCAAGGTGTACCAGCTGTGGTTCGCCGACGGCGGGACGATGCGTCCGGCCGGGCTGCTGGACTCTGAAGGGGAGCCCGAGGCCCTGCTGATGGACGGATCGGTGGGCCGGGCCACCGCGATGGGCGTCACGGTGGAGCCGGCGGGCGGCTCACAGGCACCGACGTCCGAGCCGCTGGCACTGCTGAATTTTCCTGCGGCGTAG
- a CDS encoding sigma-70 family RNA polymerase sigma factor, with amino-acid sequence MKEAVRIAGAPPAGPDLDELLVRVARGDQEAFSQVYDAVCGPVLGVVRSVLRDPAQSEEVTQEVLVELWRTAARYQPSRGPALTWTLTLAHRRAVDRVRSAQAAADREQKAARLGGARAFDEVVEQVEARLEREQVRRCLRTLTELQRQSVTLAYYRGLAYREVAELLAVPLGTVKTRMRDGLIRLRDCLGVNA; translated from the coding sequence GTGAAGGAAGCCGTACGGATCGCCGGGGCGCCGCCGGCGGGTCCGGACCTCGACGAGCTGCTCGTACGCGTCGCACGCGGCGACCAGGAGGCGTTCTCGCAGGTGTACGACGCCGTCTGCGGGCCCGTGCTCGGCGTCGTGCGGAGCGTGCTGCGCGATCCGGCGCAGTCGGAAGAGGTGACGCAGGAGGTGCTCGTCGAGCTCTGGCGCACCGCCGCCCGCTACCAGCCGTCCCGCGGCCCCGCGCTGACCTGGACGCTCACACTCGCCCACCGGCGTGCCGTGGACCGCGTGCGCTCCGCCCAGGCGGCTGCCGACCGGGAGCAGAAGGCGGCCCGGCTCGGTGGGGCACGAGCCTTCGACGAGGTCGTCGAACAGGTCGAGGCCAGGCTGGAACGCGAGCAGGTACGGCGCTGTCTGCGCACCCTCACCGAGCTCCAGCGCCAGTCGGTGACGCTCGCCTACTACCGCGGGCTCGCCTACCGCGAAGTGGCGGAGCTGCTGGCCGTCCCTCTGGGCACGGTGAAGACCCGGATGCGCGACGGGCTGATACGGCTGCGCGACTGCCTGGGGGTGAACGCATGA